The following coding sequences are from one Phlebotomus papatasi isolate M1 unplaced genomic scaffold, Ppap_2.1 HiC_scaffold_52, whole genome shotgun sequence window:
- the LOC129809242 gene encoding uncharacterized protein LOC129809242: MSLRQQRGRYKASLTKTWKAIEQNDFDEAQLREKLKYAQESHKNILALHNQIVESLKDEASKAEEDDWLDDYKDFMSTLHTLIQKKLHAVTTPKSQSAGTSAQPQQDQVGALMSLVDKLSSQHADMVQKQTELMEKVLSKRASSNDKLPSLDIPKFDGSYRTWVSFRDLYTASIHNNDSLKPSQKLQYLQGLLTKQAASAIRNITVSDANYEKAWAVLTNRFEKRHCIVSDHIQTFLSIPKITHPDKTNVREAFSIATEVTQALDALKCTSKDPWLIHLLNERMDSETRNQWADKRSSVDPTWQDYLDFLEKRCDIIDECSSSKNPSSSKADSRPGNNTKKKTALVATEANRCKCCNGSQHPLYKCQIFTQKSPSDRLKVVKNSGLCWNCLSSSHETSNCTSTHTCKQCHASHNTLLHAACVTRSNITSNSSASQNTDDIPGANSSSDTPQPAFEFFKRSSNIVAPTSVNISSAKSSVKVFLATCSVNVFDAHRNVHRCRAVLDNGAQQSMITESLRDRLQLQRCQDNTVIMGVSGKCSKVKGRTTLLAQSASAEDIFEFNCLIMPQVTGNLPNFSVNPSSIPIPPEIQLSDPNWCRSSQVDLLIGMDYFNDVLQDGIIRLGPQQPVLRETVFGWILSGVLHEPIHTSLPQVQCNLSTISSLENTLKKFWEVEEVETVKPQTIESAEVEQHFVDTHSRDEKGRFIVHLPLKSTHTELGYSRGRAIRQLKQLEVQLDKNPEMRTLYNNSMQEYLDKGYMNEVFYKKDDENHFYLPHHGVWKPSSTTTKLRVVFNASAKTSSGISLNDVLKIGATVQPELVTILLRFRMHPYAMSCDVTKMYLQVKLHPPHADFQRIVWRSSSDMPLQDYKINRVCFGVASSPFLATRVLNELATVEQNQFPLGSQVVKNCFYIDDGLISCDSLEVAQQTQNQLIQLMQCGGFSLAKWSANHPSLLENITNPSSEAKQISISDDSVSVLGLKWNPQGDSFQFVIPPNFAVPLATRTSITSAVARIFDPLGLLGPIITIGKILIQASWTEGLDWTTPLPPELQEKWTKFINTLPQLNEIIIPRWASNIPNPTSAVIHGFADASKSAYGAAVYLVTDDGQSFSSHLLISKSRVAPTKNPLTIPKLELCAAELCANLVSRVQRDLSISQAFLWSDSTIVLAWIESPPSQKHEVFVNNRLKKIRKVSSASQWAHVSSEDNPADLISRGCTPETLLQSDLWFCGPSWLGLHPSHYLHQSDTTAPEQSSEITVNLAVPKPKSLLQRLLGRCSRIFRLEGIIAQCLRFLTPSSHRAKGPLTVSELDKALLHLIRLDQQEHFGVLINSLKKGDFHTNKHCKSFANLQPFLDSTGLIRVGGRLQHSPFTYDAKHPILLANSALTKLIAEREHSRNLHCGPQALLAAMRQRFWPIRGRHLVRGIYRKCIRCFRFQPRLQQQIMGQLPEHRTTFSKPFTATSVDFAGPLQMRPHLKRGGTTSKVWIAIFVCHITKAMHIELVSNLSTEAFVAAFRRFVARRSAPQHLYLDNATNFTGTSNELSRLLAQESSQRALHDGLLGQRVQFHFQPPEGPHHNGLVEAAVKSVKIHLSKIVGSCPLTFEELQTVLTQIEAVLNSRPIMPLSSDPSDPPHLTPGHFLTGGPLTALPDPDLEFIPMNRLSRWQLCQRLSQQFAARWKRDYVHHLQERTRWKSISPNVKVGDLALLAKDNVPSIQWQLGEIVNVCPGPDNHVRVVDIRTRSGVYRRPVTKIALLPMEQETPEDVGAQTPTDTEFKNHNLC; the protein is encoded by the coding sequence ATGTCTCTCCGTCAGCAGAGAGGACGATACAAGGCTTCACTCACGAAGACTTGGAAGGCAATAGAGCAGAATGATTTCGACGAAGCTCAACTCAGGGAAAAGTTGAAATATGCTCAGGAGAGTCACAAGAACATTCTTGCTCTCCACAACCAAATCGTGGAATCTCTCAAGGATGAAGCGAGCAAAGCAGAGGAAGACGACTGGCTAGACGATTACAAGGATTTCATGTCCACACTCCATACATTAATCCAGAAGAAGCTTCATGCAGTCACTACTCCCAAGTCGCAATCAGCTGGTACTTCAGCACAGCCGCAGCAGGATCAAGTAGGAGCACTCATGTCTCTTGTGGATAAGCTCTCGTCTCAGCATGCCGACATGGTACAAAAACAGACAGAGCTCATGGAGAAAGTTTTGTCTAAGCGAGCATCCAGCAATGACAAGTTGCCTTCCCTCGACATTCCGAAATTCGATGGTTCCTACAGGACATGGGTTTCATTTCGTGATTTGTACACAGCTTCAATTCACAACAACGATTCACTGAAGCCCTCACAAAAGCTTCAGTACCTTCAGGGGCTACTTACCAAACAAGCAGCTTCCGCAATTCGCAATATCACAGTCTCTGATGCGAATTATGAGAAAGCTTGGGCTGTTCTCACAAACAGATTTGAGAAACGTCACTGCATCGTCTCTGATCACATCCAGACGTTCTTGTCGATTCCAAAAATCACTCATCCTGACAAGACTAACGTCAGAGAAGCATTCTCTATAGCTACGGAAGTCACCCAAGCCTTGGACGCTCTAAAATGCACCAGCAAAGATCCTTGGTTGATTCATCTCCTCAATGAACGCATGGACTCTGAGACACGCAATCAGTGGGCTGACAAGCGAAGTTCGGTGGATCCCACTTGGCAGGATTATctggatttcctggaaaaacgTTGTGACATCATAGATGAATGCAGCAGCTCCAAGAATCCCTCTTCTTCGAAGGCAGATTCACGACCTGGGAATAACACGAAGAAAAAAACAGCACTTGTGGCCACTGAAGCTAATCGATGCAAGTGTTGCAATGGATCTCAGCATCCACTCTACAAATGCCAGATTTTCACCCAGAAGTCTCCATCAGATCGCCTCAAGGTGGTCAAGAATTCTGGATTGTGCTGGAATTGTTTGTCCTCATCTCATGAGACGTCAAATTGCACTTCCACACACACATGCAAACAATGCCATGCCAGTCACAATACTCTCTTGCATGCAGCATGTGTCACCCGGAGCAACATAACCTCGAATTCCTCTGCGAGTCAAAACACTGATGACATCCCCGGAGCAAATAGCTCCTCTGATACTCCTCAGCCTGCTTTTGAGTTCTTCAAGAGATCTTCAAATATTGTTGCTCCAACCTCTGTGAACATTTCATCCGCAAAATCCTCGGTGAAGGTTTTTCTTGCCACTTGTTCTGTGAATGTTTTTGATGCTCATCGAAATGTTCACCGATGCCGTGCTGTCCTTGACAATGGGGCACAGCAATCTATGATCACTGAATCTCTTAGGGATCGTCTCCAGCTCCAGAGGTGTCAAGACAACACTGTGATTATGGGTGTCAGCGGAAAATGTTCCAAGGTGAAAGGTCGTACGACTCTTCTTGCACAATCTGCTTCTGCAGAAGATATTTTCGAGTTCAATTGCCTAATTATGCCCCAAGTGACGGGAAATCTTCCTAATTTCTCTGTCAATCCATCTTCCATTCCCATTCCCCCTGAGATTCAGCTTTCTGACCCAAACTGGTGTAGAAGTTCTCAAGTGGATTTGCTCATTGGGATGGACTATTTCAATGATGTTCTTCAGGATGGAATTATCCGTCTTGGCCCTCAGCAGCCAGTGCTACGGGAGACTGTGTTCGGATGGATTCTTTCCGGAGTACTTCACGAGCCAATTCACACTTCACTACCTCAGGTGCAGTGCAATCTTTCCACTATCTCCTCTCTTGAGAACACTCTCAAGAAATTTTGGGAGGTAGAAGAGGTGGAAACAGTGAAACCTCAAACCATTGAGAGTGCCGAGGTTGAACAGCATTTTGTCGATACTCACTCCAGAGATGAAAAAGGCCGTTTCATTGTCCATTTGCCCCTCAAATCTACTCACACTGAATTGGGTTATTCTCGAGGACGTGCAATTCGTCAATTGAAGCAGCTGGAGGTGCAGCTCGACAAAAACCCAGAAATGCGTACTCTCTACAATAATTCCATGCAGGAATATCTTGACAAGGGGTACATGAATGAAGTCTTCTACAAGAAGGAtgatgaaaatcatttttacttGCCTCATCATGGTGTTTGGAAACCATCCTCCACCACAACAAAACTTAGGGTCGTCTTCAACGCCAGCGCGAAGACTTCCAGTGGTATCAGCCTGAACGATGTGTTGAAGATTGGTGCTACTGTGCAGCCTGAATTGGTCACTATCCTCCTCAGATTCCGCATGCATCCGTATGCAATGAGTTGTGACGTGACCAAGATGTACTTACAAGTAAAACTTCATCCTCCCCATGCTGATTTCCAGAGAATTGTGTGGAGATCTTCAAGTGACATGCCTCTTCAAGATTACAAAATCAACAGGGTGTGTTTCGGAGTAGCTTCCAGTCCTTTCCTGGCTACCCGCGTTCTCAACGAACTAGCCACAGTCGAGCAAAACCAATTTCCCTTGGGATCACAGGTCGTTAAGAATTGCTTCTACATCGATGACGGACTTATCTCCTGCGATTCCCTCGAAGTGGCTCAACAAACACAGAATCAACTGATTCAACTTATGCAGTGTGGTGGTTTCTCTTTAGCAAAATGGAGCGCCAATCATCCCTCTTTGTTGGAAAACATCACAAATCCATCTTCTGAGGCCAAGCAAATCTCCATCAGTGATGATTCAGTCTCTGTACTCGGACTCAAGTGGAATCCACAAGGTGATTCTTTTCAGTTTGTGATTCCTCCAAACTTTGCAGTCCCCCTGGCCACTCGAACTAGCATCACATCAGCAGTGGCTCGCATATTCGATCCTCTTGGTTTGTTGGGACCTATCATCACGATAGGAAAGATTCTCATCCAAGCATCATGGACTGAAGGCCTGGATTGGACAACACCATTGCCACCAGAACTTCAGGAGAAGTGGACAAAGTTCATTAATACATTGCCACAACTCAACGAGATTATCATTCCGAGATGGGCCTCAAACATTCCAAATCCAACTTCTGCAGTTATCCATGGATTCGCTGATGCCAGCAAATCAGCATACGGAGCAGCAGTCTATCTGGTGACAGATGATGGTCAATCCTTTTCGTCTCATCTACTGATCTCCAAATCCCGTGTCGCTCCCACCAAAAATCCACTTACAATTCCGAAACTGGAGTTGTGTGCTGCAGAATTGTGCGCAAATTTGGTGTCTCGTGTCCAGAGAGACCTCAGTATCTCACAAGCTTTTCTATGGAGCGATTCTACAATTGTTCTTGCTTGGATCGAGTCACCACCTTCTCAAAAACATGAAGTCTTTGTCAACAATCGCCTGAAAAAGATTCGTAAAGTCTCATCAGCTTCTCAGTGGGCTCATGTCTCTTCCGAAGACAACCCTGCGGATCTTATTTCACGTGGATGTACGCCAGAGACACTTCTACAGTCTGATTTGTGGTTCTGTGGACCTTCATGGCTAGGTCTCCACCCCAGCCACTATCTTCATCAATCAGACACCACAGCCCCGGAGCAGAGCTCCGAAATCACGGTCAATCTTGCCGTTCCAAAGCCAAAGTCACTTCTTCAGAGACTTTTGGGCCGTTGTTCGAGGATTTTCCGATTGGAAGGTATCATTGCTCAATGTCTTCGATTCCTGACTCCATCATCTCATCGAGCAAAGGGTCCACTCACGGTCTCCGAGCTTGACAAAGCTCTACTTCATCTTATCCGTCTAGATCAGCAAGAACATTTCGGTGTTCTTATCAATTCTCTCAAGAAAGGTGATTTTCACACCAACAAACATTGCAAGAGTTTTGCAAACTTGCAACCGTTTCTGGATTCCACCGGACTCATCAGAGTCGGAGGACGTCTTCAGCATTCACCTTTCACATACGATGCAAAACATCCGATACTTCTGGCTAACAGTGCACTTACAAAGTTGATTGCAGAGAGAGAGCACTCGCGAAATCTCCATTGTGGTCCACAAGCACTTCTCGCAGCTATGCGACAGAGATTTTGGCCAATCCGAGGACGACATCTCGTCAGAGGTATCTACCGCAAATGTATCCGGTGCTTCAGGTTCCAGCCAAGACTCCAACAGCAGATCATGGGCCAGCTACCTGAACATAGGACTACATTTTCCAAGCCCTTTACTGCTACATCTGTGGACTTTGCAGGCCCCCTGCAGATGCGCCCACACTTGAAGCGAGGAGGCACAACTTCCAAGGTCTGGATAGCCATCTTTGTGTGCCACATCACGAAGGCCATGCACATAGAGTTGGTGAGCAATCTCTCAACAGAGGCTTTTGTGGCTGCCTTTAGAAGGTTTGTCGCACGCAGATCTGCTCCTCAGCATCTATATTTGGACAACGCGACCAATTTCACTGGTACATCCAACGAGCTCTCGAGGCTTTTGGCACAAGAGTCTTCGCAGCGTGCTCTTCATGATGGTCTCCTGGGACAAAGAGTGCAGTTCCACTTTCAACCTCCCGAGGGTCCACATCACAATGGCCTCGTAGAAGCCGCTGTCAAATCAGTGAAGATTCATCTTTCCAAGATTGTGGGTTCCTGTCCACTCACATTTGAGGAACTCCAGACTGTGTTAACACAGATTGAAGCAGTGCTTAATAGTAGGCCTATTATGCCACTGTCTTCGGACCCGTCAGATCCTCCACATCTCACCCCTGGCCACTTCTTAACTGGTGGTCCCCTGACAGCTCTTCCGGATCCTGACCTGGAGTTCATTCCCATGAACAGGCTCTCCAGATGGCAACTCTGTCAGCGCCTATCTCAGCAATTTGCTGCAAGGTGGAAGAGAGACTACGTTCACCATCTCCAGGAACGTACTAGGTGGAAATCAATTTCGCCAAACGTGAAAGTAGGAGATCTGGCTCTTCTTGCCAAAGACAACGTTCCGAGCATTCAATGGCAATTAGGAGAAATTGTCAACGTGTGTCCTGGACCAGACAATCATGTCAGAGTCGTCGATATTCGCACAAGGAGTGGAGTTTATCGTCGGCCagttacgaaaattgctctctTGCCCATGGAGCAAGAGACCCCGGAGGATGTTGGAGCCCAGACTCCAACTGACACCGAATTTAAAAATCACAACTTGTGCTAA